In one Candidatus Planktophila versatilis genomic region, the following are encoded:
- the rimO gene encoding 30S ribosomal protein S12 methylthiotransferase RimO: MSRTVAIVTMGCARNDVDSEELAGRLAADGWTLVADVESAEVAVVNTCGFIESAKKDSIDALYAANSLKGHGTTKVVVAVGCMAERYGKELAEALPEADAILGFDDYQDISERLQSIISGNAHTPHVPRDRRALLPIAPVERAAARDESFASSVGAGGSLFRKRLGDAPWAPLKIASGCDRRCSFCAIPYFRGSFISRRPTEILQEATWLANNGVSELFLVSENTTSYGKDLGDIKLMEKILHEFAEIPRVERVRLSYLQPAEMRPSLLQAMIETEKVAPYFDLSFQHTSPTVLRRMRRFGDSEKFLHLITQIRALSPEAGIRSNFIVGFPGETEADYNDLAEFITEAKLDAVGVFGYSDEDNTEAIDLLDKVADEVIRQRVESLSSLADEMVSVRAQARIGEHVRVLIEDAELQEGRAAHQGPEVDGTTSFIGTSFAVGEYVDAVIIESMGADLVAQAQ; encoded by the coding sequence ATGTCTCGCACCGTAGCTATTGTCACTATGGGGTGCGCCCGTAACGATGTTGACTCAGAAGAACTCGCTGGCAGATTAGCCGCCGATGGCTGGACCCTGGTCGCAGACGTTGAATCTGCAGAGGTCGCAGTTGTTAATACCTGCGGTTTTATTGAATCAGCGAAGAAGGATTCAATCGATGCCCTCTATGCCGCGAACTCACTTAAAGGTCATGGCACCACAAAGGTAGTTGTAGCCGTGGGTTGCATGGCAGAACGCTATGGAAAAGAGCTGGCCGAGGCGCTTCCGGAGGCAGATGCAATTCTAGGTTTCGATGATTATCAAGATATCTCAGAACGCTTGCAATCAATTATTAGCGGTAATGCACATACGCCACACGTTCCACGCGATCGTCGCGCACTACTTCCCATCGCACCAGTTGAACGCGCAGCTGCGCGTGATGAAAGTTTTGCATCGTCAGTCGGCGCTGGTGGTTCCCTCTTTCGTAAGCGGCTAGGAGATGCACCCTGGGCGCCACTAAAGATTGCTTCAGGCTGCGATCGTCGTTGCTCCTTCTGTGCAATTCCATATTTCAGAGGCTCATTTATCTCACGTAGGCCGACTGAGATTCTGCAAGAAGCCACATGGCTTGCCAATAATGGCGTGAGTGAACTCTTTCTGGTCAGTGAGAACACCACGAGTTATGGCAAGGACCTCGGTGATATCAAGTTGATGGAGAAGATCCTTCATGAATTTGCCGAAATCCCTAGAGTTGAGCGAGTTCGTCTTTCTTACCTGCAGCCTGCCGAAATGCGACCATCACTGCTGCAAGCGATGATTGAGACCGAAAAAGTTGCGCCGTATTTTGATCTCTCTTTCCAACATACCAGCCCTACAGTGTTACGTCGGATGCGCCGTTTTGGTGATTCAGAAAAATTCCTACACCTGATCACGCAAATCCGCGCACTCTCACCCGAGGCCGGAATCAGATCAAATTTCATCGTTGGTTTTCCCGGTGAGACCGAAGCCGATTACAACGATTTAGCTGAATTTATAACGGAAGCAAAGTTAGATGCAGTGGGAGTATTTGGATATTCCGATGAAGATAATACGGAGGCGATAGATCTTTTGGATAAGGTCGCTGATGAGGTAATCCGCCAACGAGTAGAGTCACTGTCATCACTAGCCGATGAGATGGTTTCGGTGCGCGCACAAGCTCGCATCGGTGAACATGTGCGGGTTCTCATTGAAGATGCCGAACTACAAGAAGGACGCGCGGCTCATCAAGGCCCAGAAGTAGATGGCACAACATCATTTATTGGCACCTCATTTGCTGTCGGTGAGTATGTCGATGCGGTGATTATTGAATCGATGGGCGCAGATTTGGTGGCGCAGGCACAATGA
- a CDS encoding helix-turn-helix domain-containing protein → MSTGSELRDQREAAGISKDQLAALISVRAGLISQMELNDFSHCGGDTYARGHLKNIALRLGLAADYFVEMYNAEHSSEHRGIHDQLLDNNVGTIPREARKISWKLPALISVAILVVAGSIQIVVSNQSSVTTPEVVAKPSPVASVTPEATPTPAPTVSTSASPSTGSVSLVLEATRGNSFINVVVDGKSVIKGSIFQGETKSYTGATSVSIYLSNPAGVDVTHNGKLLSPLGGQNQEIRRTFR, encoded by the coding sequence ATGAGCACAGGCAGCGAACTACGCGATCAACGCGAGGCTGCTGGCATTTCTAAAGATCAGTTAGCCGCGCTGATTAGTGTGCGAGCCGGATTAATCTCGCAAATGGAGCTCAATGATTTTTCACATTGTGGTGGCGACACCTACGCAAGAGGACACCTTAAAAATATCGCTCTTCGACTTGGTTTAGCCGCAGATTATTTTGTCGAGATGTACAACGCTGAGCACTCATCAGAACATAGAGGTATTCACGATCAGCTCCTTGATAACAATGTTGGAACAATCCCTCGTGAGGCCAGAAAAATATCTTGGAAGTTACCGGCGCTTATCTCTGTTGCCATCTTGGTTGTCGCGGGTTCTATTCAGATCGTAGTATCAAATCAATCCTCGGTAACAACTCCTGAAGTTGTTGCTAAACCATCACCGGTTGCCTCAGTCACACCAGAGGCCACGCCAACACCGGCACCTACCGTTTCCACCTCAGCATCGCCTTCAACCGGATCTGTCTCACTAGTACTAGAAGCCACGCGAGGTAATTCATTTATCAATGTGGTCGTTGATGGCAAGAGTGTTATTAAAGGTTCAATATTTCAAGGTGAAACCAAGAGTTACACTGGTGCCACCTCGGTCAGCATTTACCTGAGTAATCCGGCAGGTGTAGATGTGACACATAATGGAAAATTATTGAGCCCGCTCGGCGGACAGAATCAGGAAATCCGTCGCACCTTTCGCTAA
- a CDS encoding regulatory protein RecX, with protein MSLQFAKVERGEGSDPYEVAHAIALNALVTRAKSKGELLAHLKTRGVEDDVAHAVIFRLQESGLVNDREFALAWATSRHEHKKISKRIIAGELRQKGVTQEQIDEALDGIDDESEYRSAFELGFKKYNTMSRLAPDVQVRRIQSLLARKGFNFTIISRVLKELDLLNN; from the coding sequence ATTTCACTGCAATTTGCAAAGGTTGAGAGAGGCGAGGGCTCTGACCCTTACGAAGTAGCTCACGCAATTGCGCTTAACGCACTTGTGACTCGAGCAAAAAGTAAGGGCGAGCTCCTCGCTCATCTTAAAACCCGTGGCGTAGAAGATGATGTGGCGCATGCTGTCATTTTTCGTCTGCAAGAAAGTGGCCTGGTGAATGATCGTGAATTCGCCCTTGCCTGGGCCACCTCGCGACATGAGCATAAGAAGATTTCAAAGCGCATCATTGCGGGGGAGCTTCGTCAAAAAGGTGTCACCCAAGAGCAGATAGATGAAGCACTTGATGGCATCGATGACGAATCTGAATATCGATCAGCCTTTGAACTTGGCTTTAAGAAATACAACACTATGTCTCGGCTAGCACCTGATGTGCAGGTTCGCCGCATTCAATCGCTCTTAGCCCGTAAAGGCTTTAACTTCACCATTATTTCTCGAGTGCTTAAAGAACTCGATTTACTTAATAACTAA
- a CDS encoding DUF3046 domain-containing protein, whose amino-acid sequence MRISDLRERLTLSFGESWAPSFAHDIAISELASMTVNEALAAGREADEIWRAVCKQCPNETQKYRY is encoded by the coding sequence ATGCGCATTTCAGATCTGCGGGAACGCTTAACGCTCTCATTCGGTGAATCCTGGGCGCCATCTTTCGCACACGATATTGCCATCAGCGAGCTTGCATCTATGACAGTCAATGAAGCACTAGCTGCCGGACGGGAAGCCGATGAAATTTGGCGGGCAGTGTGTAAGCAATGTCCGAATGAAACCCAGAAGTACCGGTATTAA
- the recA gene encoding recombinase RecA, whose translation MAAEKSKPEDNKSSDRQKALDTALAQIERQFGKGSVMKMSDRQAQVIEVIPTGSIALDIALGIGGLPRGRIVEIYGPESSGKTTLTLHAIANAQKAGGICAFIDAEHAFDAEYAKKLGVDIDALLVSQPDTGEQALEIMDMLIRSGALDLVVVDSVAALVPRAEIEGEMGDSHMGLQARLMSQALRKITGALHQSKTTAIFINQLREKIGVFFGSPETTTGGKALKFYASVRLDIRRIETLKEGTESVGNRTRVKVVKNKMAPPFKQAEFDIIYGVGISREGSIIDMGVELGIVKKSGAWYTYEADQLGQGKENSRAFLINNPDLANEIESKIRASFVPVEVDAALIAEIDEAAAEVDF comes from the coding sequence GTGGCTGCTGAAAAATCAAAGCCTGAAGATAACAAATCATCTGACCGTCAAAAGGCGTTAGATACCGCACTTGCCCAAATCGAACGTCAATTTGGTAAAGGCTCAGTAATGAAGATGTCAGATCGACAAGCACAGGTAATCGAAGTAATTCCAACTGGTTCTATCGCACTGGATATCGCACTTGGAATTGGTGGACTACCACGCGGTCGTATCGTTGAAATTTACGGACCAGAATCTTCCGGTAAGACAACTCTTACCTTGCACGCAATCGCAAATGCCCAGAAGGCTGGCGGCATCTGCGCATTTATCGATGCCGAGCACGCATTCGATGCTGAGTATGCAAAGAAGCTTGGCGTTGATATCGATGCGCTCCTTGTCTCACAGCCAGATACTGGTGAGCAAGCACTTGAAATCATGGACATGCTCATTCGTTCAGGTGCACTTGATCTCGTAGTTGTTGACTCGGTTGCAGCGCTGGTACCACGTGCTGAAATCGAAGGCGAGATGGGCGATTCCCATATGGGTCTGCAGGCACGCCTGATGTCACAAGCGCTGCGAAAGATTACTGGCGCACTGCATCAATCAAAGACCACCGCAATCTTTATCAATCAGCTTCGCGAAAAGATTGGCGTCTTCTTCGGTTCACCTGAGACAACAACCGGTGGAAAGGCGCTTAAGTTCTACGCCTCAGTTCGCCTTGATATCCGCCGTATTGAAACGCTCAAAGAGGGAACAGAATCTGTCGGTAACCGTACTCGCGTTAAAGTGGTGAAGAACAAGATGGCGCCACCATTTAAGCAAGCAGAGTTTGACATCATCTACGGTGTGGGAATCTCACGCGAAGGATCAATCATTGACATGGGCGTAGAGCTCGGAATCGTGAAGAAGTCCGGTGCTTGGTACACATACGAGGCAGATCAACTAGGTCAAGGTAAAGAGAATTCACGAGCATTTCTTATCAATAACCCAGATCTAGCAAACGAGATAGAGTCAAAGATTCGTGCCAGCTTCGTGCCCGTTGAAGTCGATGCAGCGCTCATTGCTGAAATCGATGAAGCTGCAGCAGAGGTTGATTTCTAA
- the pgsA gene encoding CDP-diacylglycerol--glycerol-3-phosphate 3-phosphatidyltransferase, whose translation MRIPSFITPNWLTVTRILFIPVGVYFLFLDGGDNAGNQIIAWTIFFFLGLTDFVDGKWARQSNRITALGTFLDPVADKALIGSAMISLSILGRFPWWMTILILTREIGITIFRLLVIRDGVIPASKGGKLKTFFQGFGVGFFVLPLPASLDWFKFAFISVAIILTLTSAYEYINAWRTSAGKGKVK comes from the coding sequence ATGAGGATTCCTTCATTCATCACACCGAATTGGCTGACAGTTACTCGAATTCTTTTTATTCCGGTGGGTGTCTACTTTCTCTTTCTTGATGGGGGAGATAACGCTGGCAACCAAATAATTGCCTGGACCATATTCTTCTTCTTAGGACTCACAGATTTTGTTGATGGAAAGTGGGCGCGGCAATCGAATCGCATCACAGCCCTTGGCACCTTTCTCGATCCAGTAGCCGATAAAGCACTGATTGGCTCGGCGATGATTTCACTCTCCATCCTTGGCCGCTTTCCGTGGTGGATGACGATACTTATCCTCACCCGTGAAATCGGAATCACAATATTTCGTTTACTTGTCATTCGAGATGGTGTAATTCCTGCCAGCAAGGGCGGAAAGTTAAAGACTTTCTTCCAGGGTTTCGGTGTGGGCTTCTTCGTGCTGCCACTGCCAGCTTCCCTTGATTGGTTTAAGTTCGCATTTATCTCAGTGGCAATCATTTTGACACTCACCAGTGCCTATGAATACATCAACGCCTGGCGCACAAGTGCGGGCAAAGGCAAGGTTAAATAG
- a CDS encoding CinA family protein, protein MATQSPAQSIIETLTSRGQTLAVAESLTGGGLGFALTQVPGASAVFLGGIISYTTDVKVHELGVGQSVIDQYKVVSEEVAIEMAEGAKNKFATTWAISTTGVAGPGDYQGVREGTVWIAIRGPINQSLTLTLDGGRDGVRQGAISSAIGTFARILSA, encoded by the coding sequence ATGGCCACACAATCTCCAGCGCAATCAATTATTGAAACATTAACTTCCCGTGGTCAGACACTTGCCGTTGCTGAATCTCTGACTGGTGGGGGACTTGGTTTCGCACTTACCCAAGTGCCGGGGGCATCTGCGGTTTTTCTTGGTGGCATCATTTCCTACACAACTGATGTCAAGGTGCACGAACTTGGTGTTGGGCAATCAGTCATTGATCAATACAAAGTAGTCAGTGAAGAGGTAGCGATTGAAATGGCAGAGGGGGCAAAGAATAAGTTTGCAACTACTTGGGCGATTTCAACAACGGGCGTAGCCGGCCCCGGGGATTATCAAGGGGTGCGCGAAGGAACAGTCTGGATCGCAATTCGTGGCCCTATCAATCAAAGCCTGACGCTTACCCTGGATGGCGGGCGCGATGGCGTGCGCCAAGGCGCTATATCCAGCGCAATCGGTACCTTTGCGCGTATCCTTAGCGCTTAG
- a CDS encoding TetR/AcrR family transcriptional regulator, giving the protein MSTQPKYLLQGGIHRRTESAILEGTKKLISQFGISNVSMIEIADASEVSRATLYNHYRDKSAVLLALLTAEVERLVELAERAGTPADALETLSREVSADTALASMRTHDGQMLIAIMSHSENPLYLTLAQCIYGAIKSEAGTGVAMRWLLGQVMQPITPKQSREQAELLVDRTLF; this is encoded by the coding sequence TTGTCGACGCAGCCTAAGTACCTATTGCAAGGCGGGATACACCGCCGTACCGAGAGTGCAATCCTCGAAGGAACAAAGAAACTAATTTCCCAGTTTGGCATCTCTAACGTTTCCATGATTGAAATTGCCGATGCATCTGAAGTATCTCGCGCCACTTTATATAACCACTACCGAGATAAGAGCGCGGTATTACTTGCCCTCTTAACTGCCGAAGTAGAACGACTTGTTGAGTTGGCCGAGCGCGCTGGCACCCCAGCCGATGCGCTAGAAACCTTGTCGCGTGAAGTCTCAGCCGATACCGCACTTGCTTCCATGAGAACACACGATGGGCAGATGCTGATCGCAATCATGTCTCATTCAGAAAATCCGCTCTATCTCACCCTTGCGCAATGCATCTATGGGGCAATCAAATCTGAGGCGGGCACCGGAGTTGCCATGCGCTGGCTGCTTGGACAGGTAATGCAACCAATAACTCCGAAACAATCACGTGAGCAGGCAGAGTTACTCGTCGATCGCACATTGTTTTAA
- the yaaA gene encoding peroxide stress protein YaaA has translation MLILLPPSEKKLATTKPTPAISVYTGVLYQALDWPTLSPAAKKRGESVIAIISAKYGAIGPSDHIESYKAKIDNKLMRPSVGAALDSRERQLIIDCRSSTYKSVWTAPPEITVEVKVSTVVNGVRTVVTHMSKKTRGEITRWLLQSRATPQTPEDLYAIVSEKYPCALTPAAGLQPWVLEVIAV, from the coding sequence ATGTTGATCCTGCTTCCCCCGTCCGAAAAGAAGCTTGCGACCACTAAACCCACCCCCGCGATCTCGGTCTATACCGGGGTCCTCTATCAGGCACTGGATTGGCCCACGCTCTCACCCGCGGCCAAGAAGCGCGGTGAATCGGTAATCGCCATTATCTCCGCCAAATACGGGGCTATTGGGCCAAGTGATCACATTGAGAGCTACAAGGCCAAGATTGATAACAAGTTGATGCGGCCCAGTGTTGGCGCAGCCCTTGATTCCCGCGAGCGCCAGCTCATTATCGACTGCCGCTCCTCGACCTATAAGAGCGTATGGACAGCTCCACCTGAAATCACGGTGGAGGTAAAGGTTTCAACGGTGGTTAACGGCGTGCGCACGGTGGTGACTCATATGTCTAAAAAGACCCGCGGTGAAATCACGCGCTGGCTGCTGCAATCTCGCGCTACGCCGCAGACTCCGGAAGATCTCTATGCCATCGTCTCTGAGAAATATCCCTGCGCCTTAACACCGGCTGCGGGTCTGCAGCCCTGGGTCTTAGAAGTCATCGCCGTTTAG